One Leisingera sp. M658 genomic window carries:
- the aspS gene encoding aspartate--tRNA ligase: protein MHAYRSHTCAELNKSNVGDTVRLSGWVHRVRDHGGLLFIDLRDHYGVTQVMADPDSPVFAEIEKVRSEWCIRIDGNVKARDEALVNAKIPTGEIEVFIRDIEVLGKSEELPLMVFGEQEYPEETRLRYRYLDLRREKMQRNMLLRSNMIQSIRKRMWDKGFNEYQTPIITASSPEGARDFLVPSRLHPGKFYALPQAPQQFKQLMMVSGFDKYFQIAPCFRDEDPRADRSPTDFYQLDLEMSFVTQQDVFDTIQPVMQGVFEEFGKGRKVDSEWPQISYKDAAKWYGTDKPDLRNPIKMQDCSEHFRGSGFAIFASLLENEGTEIRAIPAPSGGSRKFCDRMNKFAQGEGLPGMGYIFWRKQSADSIAQERGITVKDVNAMIKSGEIVLGNEAAGPLAKNIGPERTEAIRQQLDLGVGDAAFFLGGKPKAFESVAGRARTVIGEELGLTDKDRFAFCWIVDFPIYEKDEETGKIDFEHNPFSMPQGGMDALLSDPLAVKGYQYDLACNGYELVSGAIRNHKPEIMFKAFEIAGYGKEEVEKRFGGMVNAFQYGAPPHGGCAAGIDRMVMLLADEANIREVIMFPMNQRAEDLMMSAPSEPMSDQLMELGLRVIPQDQ from the coding sequence ATGCACGCCTATCGCAGCCACACCTGCGCCGAACTGAACAAATCCAATGTCGGTGATACCGTCCGCTTGTCGGGCTGGGTTCACCGTGTGCGCGACCACGGCGGATTGCTGTTCATCGACCTGCGCGACCACTACGGCGTCACGCAAGTTATGGCCGACCCGGACAGCCCGGTCTTTGCCGAGATTGAAAAGGTCCGCAGCGAGTGGTGCATCCGCATTGACGGAAACGTCAAGGCGCGCGATGAGGCCCTGGTGAACGCCAAAATCCCGACCGGCGAGATCGAAGTCTTCATCCGTGATATCGAAGTGCTTGGTAAATCCGAAGAGCTGCCGCTGATGGTGTTTGGCGAGCAGGAATACCCGGAAGAAACCCGCCTGCGCTACCGCTATTTGGACCTGCGCCGCGAGAAGATGCAGCGCAATATGCTGCTGCGTTCCAACATGATCCAGTCGATCCGCAAGCGCATGTGGGACAAGGGCTTCAACGAATACCAGACCCCGATCATCACCGCGTCGTCGCCCGAAGGCGCGCGCGATTTCCTGGTGCCGTCGCGTCTGCATCCGGGCAAGTTCTACGCCCTGCCGCAGGCGCCGCAGCAGTTCAAGCAGCTGATGATGGTGTCGGGTTTTGACAAATATTTCCAGATCGCGCCCTGTTTCCGCGATGAGGACCCGCGCGCCGACCGCTCGCCCACCGATTTCTATCAGCTCGACCTGGAGATGTCCTTTGTCACCCAGCAGGATGTGTTCGACACCATCCAGCCGGTGATGCAGGGCGTGTTTGAGGAATTCGGGAAGGGCCGCAAGGTCGACAGCGAATGGCCGCAGATTTCCTATAAGGATGCCGCCAAATGGTACGGCACCGACAAGCCGGACCTGCGCAACCCGATCAAGATGCAGGATTGCTCCGAGCATTTCCGTGGCTCCGGCTTTGCCATCTTCGCCAGCCTGCTGGAGAACGAAGGCACCGAAATCCGCGCCATCCCGGCGCCGTCTGGCGGCAGCCGCAAGTTCTGCGACCGGATGAACAAATTTGCCCAGGGCGAAGGCTTGCCGGGTATGGGGTACATCTTCTGGCGCAAGCAATCGGCGGATTCCATCGCTCAGGAGCGCGGGATCACCGTTAAAGACGTCAACGCCATGATCAAATCGGGCGAGATTGTCCTTGGCAATGAGGCCGCTGGCCCGCTGGCCAAGAACATCGGCCCCGAGCGCACCGAGGCGATCCGCCAGCAGCTGGACCTGGGCGTCGGCGATGCGGCCTTCTTCCTTGGCGGCAAGCCGAAGGCGTTTGAAAGCGTTGCAGGCCGCGCCCGCACCGTGATCGGCGAAGAGCTGGGCCTTACCGACAAAGACCGCTTTGCCTTCTGCTGGATCGTGGATTTCCCGATCTACGAGAAGGACGAGGAAACCGGCAAGATCGATTTCGAGCACAACCCCTTCTCGATGCCGCAGGGCGGCATGGACGCGCTGCTGTCCGATCCGCTGGCCGTCAAAGGCTACCAATACGACCTTGCCTGCAACGGCTATGAGCTGGTCTCGGGCGCGATCCGGAACCACAAGCCGGAGATCATGTTCAAGGCCTTTGAGATTGCAGGTTATGGCAAGGAAGAGGTCGAAAAACGCTTTGGCGGTATGGTCAATGCGTTCCAGTACGGCGCCCCGCCGCACGGCGGTTGTGCTGCCGGCATCGACCGCATGGTGATGCTGCTGGCGGATGAGGCCAACATCCGCGAGGTCATCATGTTCCCGATGAACCAGCGCGCCGAGGACCTGATGATGTCGGCCCCCTCCGAGCCGATGAGCGATCAGCTTATGGAACTGGGCCTGCGCGTGATCCCGCAGGATCAGTAA
- a CDS encoding aminotransferase class IV family protein, giving the protein MESSVRPRDTLQNDPAFRLIETLGWHPGEGFRHLEQHLARMARSAAEFGIPFEPEQARRVLVAAAGDIPLRCRLTLDAGGQLELTAPPLGSSPAQWRLGIAETRLDPADVWLQHKTTRRAVYDTARAKMPGGVDELLFLNQRGELCEGTITNLFVTRADGQVVTPPLSCGLLPGILRQVLLERGDCCEAVLGLQDLKAAQAVRMGNSLRGLIPARLV; this is encoded by the coding sequence ATGGAAAGCTCGGTTCGCCCGCGTGACACCCTCCAGAACGATCCCGCTTTCCGCCTGATCGAGACGCTGGGCTGGCACCCGGGAGAGGGGTTCCGGCATCTGGAGCAGCATCTGGCCCGGATGGCGCGCAGCGCGGCTGAATTTGGTATTCCCTTTGAGCCAGAGCAGGCGCGGCGTGTGCTGGTGGCGGCTGCTGGCGACATACCGCTGCGCTGCCGCCTCACTTTGGATGCGGGCGGGCAGCTGGAGCTGACGGCGCCGCCGCTGGGCAGCAGCCCTGCGCAATGGCGGCTGGGCATCGCTGAAACAAGGCTGGATCCGGCGGATGTCTGGCTGCAGCACAAGACCACCCGCCGCGCGGTGTATGACACGGCGCGCGCCAAAATGCCCGGCGGCGTGGATGAGCTGCTGTTTCTGAACCAGCGCGGGGAGCTGTGCGAGGGCACCATTACCAATTTGTTTGTGACCCGCGCGGACGGGCAGGTGGTGACGCCGCCGCTGTCCTGCGGTCTGCTGCCGGGCATTCTGCGGCAAGTGCTGCTGGAGCGGGGGGATTGCTGCGAGGCGGTTCTTGGCTTGCAGGATCTGAAGGCGGCGCAGGCCGTCCGCATGGGCAATTCGCTGCGCGGTTTGATCCCGGCAAGGCTGGTGTGA
- a CDS encoding DUF1800 family protein, which yields MQFDGDLAEIRFGAGLSPLVPPPASAEAMLSRLQGADEMALRFPVSGFDEAFARAKEFRRLRRNRKRQEGGQGYEVADKAFKSYRRAHNTARYKWHGQRLLRHVFTGDAFRERLVLFWADHFTAQGKNGALRILSAPYAESVIRPLVAGRFEDMLIAAATSPLMLHYLDQNRSAGPGSRAVKRRKRLSGLNENLAREVLELHTLGVDGPYGQADVRQLAELFTGLTAAQDKGFVFRPGMAEPGAETVLGQTYGGGKPELGQVLAALRDLARHPATAQHLAWKLAVHFTSDQPEPGLVSHLAARYQDSGGDLVQVYAALLEHPAAWQPDLQNVKPPFDYVASACRALAVPEARFSALKPGQLNRLLLAPLTPMGQRWEFSGGPDGWPEEDMSWITPQALAARLRWAMAAPRRLAQPLPDPRVFAIAALGRFANERVRFAARAAETQPEAVGLILTSPAFQRR from the coding sequence ATGCAGTTTGACGGAGATTTGGCGGAGATCCGCTTTGGGGCAGGGTTGTCGCCGCTGGTGCCGCCGCCAGCTTCGGCAGAGGCAATGCTGAGCCGCCTGCAAGGCGCCGATGAGATGGCTCTTAGATTTCCGGTCAGCGGTTTTGACGAAGCCTTTGCACGCGCCAAGGAATTCCGGCGGCTGAGGCGGAACCGCAAGCGGCAGGAAGGCGGGCAAGGGTACGAGGTCGCGGACAAGGCCTTTAAATCGTATCGCCGCGCGCATAATACGGCCCGCTATAAGTGGCACGGCCAAAGACTGCTGCGTCACGTCTTTACCGGCGATGCCTTTCGCGAACGGCTGGTGCTGTTCTGGGCCGATCATTTTACCGCGCAAGGTAAAAACGGTGCGCTGCGCATTCTGTCAGCCCCCTATGCCGAGAGTGTCATCCGGCCGCTTGTGGCGGGCCGTTTCGAGGATATGCTGATCGCCGCAGCCACCAGCCCCTTGATGCTGCATTACCTGGATCAGAACCGCTCGGCCGGGCCGGGCAGCCGGGCGGTGAAGCGGCGCAAGCGGCTGAGCGGGCTGAATGAAAACCTCGCCCGCGAAGTGCTGGAACTGCATACGCTGGGCGTCGATGGGCCTTATGGTCAGGCGGATGTGCGGCAATTGGCCGAGCTGTTCACCGGCTTGACCGCCGCGCAGGACAAGGGCTTTGTGTTCCGCCCAGGAATGGCTGAGCCGGGGGCGGAAACCGTGCTTGGGCAAACCTATGGCGGCGGCAAGCCGGAGCTGGGCCAGGTGCTGGCGGCATTGCGTGATCTGGCACGCCATCCTGCCACTGCGCAGCATCTGGCGTGGAAGCTTGCGGTGCATTTCACCTCTGATCAGCCGGAGCCGGGGTTGGTGTCGCATCTGGCGGCACGCTATCAGGACAGCGGCGGCGATCTGGTGCAGGTCTATGCCGCACTGCTGGAACACCCCGCGGCCTGGCAGCCGGATTTGCAAAATGTTAAACCGCCGTTTGATTATGTGGCTTCTGCCTGCCGCGCACTTGCGGTGCCTGAGGCGCGGTTTTCCGCATTGAAGCCAGGGCAGCTGAACCGGCTGCTGCTGGCACCGCTGACGCCGATGGGTCAACGCTGGGAATTCTCCGGCGGGCCGGATGGCTGGCCGGAAGAGGATATGTCCTGGATCACGCCGCAAGCGCTGGCCGCGCGGCTGCGCTGGGCAATGGCGGCGCCGCGGCGGCTGGCGCAGCCGCTGCCGGATCCGCGTGTCTTTGCCATCGCGGCGCTGGGCCGGTTTGCCAATGAACGGGTCCGGTTTGCGGCCCGCGCCGCTGAAACCCAGCCAGAGGCGGTCGGGCTGATCCTGACCTCTCCGGCCTTTCAGCGCCGCTAA
- a CDS encoding aminodeoxychorismate synthase component I, which produces MRIRFDQGPKGAGTCFDQPLRVIRADGAEEVPAALAALDAARGAGHWLAGYASYELGYALEPKLAGRMPKARRLPLICFGVYDEPLPQDAEGSVRPWEGAKAPSRGEGRALPGLQPDGAGLEGITPRWTSERYTEAFTEVNRNIGKGDIYQANLTFPIDAGAYGTAEELYAALQAKQAVGHGVLVEQDGLPDLLSRSPELFFRTDADGMIETRPMKGTQPRSDDPVEDARRRDFLRQDEKNRAENLMIVDLLRNDISRVAQTGSVHVPELFAVESYATVHQMVSTVRARLRPDAGLAEVFAALFPCGSITGAPKIRSMEILADLEPWPRDIYCGTIGWAAPDGSSEFNVAIRTLMLETGRATLNVGGGVVWDSTAESEYEEALWKARFARVTPSRTIPLSA; this is translated from the coding sequence GTGCGTATTCGCTTTGATCAGGGGCCCAAGGGGGCCGGCACATGTTTCGACCAGCCGCTGCGCGTGATCCGCGCGGACGGGGCCGAAGAGGTGCCTGCTGCGCTGGCGGCGCTGGATGCGGCGCGGGGCGCGGGGCATTGGCTGGCGGGCTATGCCTCTTATGAGCTGGGCTACGCGCTAGAGCCGAAGCTGGCGGGGCGGATGCCAAAGGCGCGGCGGCTGCCGCTGATCTGCTTTGGGGTTTATGACGAACCGCTGCCGCAAGACGCAGAGGGCAGCGTCCGGCCCTGGGAAGGAGCGAAAGCGCCCTCCCGTGGGGAGGGCCGGGCGCTGCCCGGCCTTCAGCCGGACGGCGCAGGTTTGGAAGGCATTACCCCGCGCTGGACCTCTGAGCGCTACACTGAGGCGTTCACTGAGGTGAACCGCAATATCGGCAAGGGCGACATCTATCAGGCCAACCTGACCTTCCCGATTGATGCCGGGGCCTATGGCACCGCAGAAGAACTCTATGCCGCCTTGCAGGCCAAACAGGCGGTGGGCCATGGCGTTCTGGTCGAACAGGACGGCCTGCCGGACCTTCTGTCGCGCTCGCCGGAGCTATTTTTTCGCACCGATGCAGACGGCATGATTGAGACCCGCCCGATGAAAGGCACCCAGCCGCGCAGCGATGACCCGGTCGAGGACGCCCGCCGCCGCGATTTCCTGCGCCAGGATGAAAAGAACCGCGCCGAGAACCTGATGATCGTGGATTTGTTGCGCAACGACATCTCCCGCGTGGCGCAGACCGGTTCGGTGCATGTGCCGGAGCTGTTTGCCGTCGAAAGCTATGCCACGGTGCACCAGATGGTTTCCACGGTGCGGGCAAGGCTGCGGCCTGATGCCGGGCTGGCAGAGGTGTTTGCGGCGCTGTTTCCCTGCGGCTCCATAACCGGCGCGCCCAAGATCCGGTCGATGGAGATCCTGGCGGATCTGGAACCCTGGCCGCGCGACATCTATTGCGGCACCATCGGCTGGGCGGCACCGGACGGGTCGTCGGAATTCAACGTGGCGATCCGCACGCTGATGCTGGAAACGGGCCGCGCGACGCTTAACGTTGGCGGCGGCGTGGTCTGGGACAGCACCGCGGAGTCTGAATATGAGGAAGCGCTATGGAAAGCTCGGTTCGCCCGCGTGACACCCTCCAGAACGATCCCGCTTTCCGCCTGA
- the carB gene encoding carbamoyl-phosphate synthase large subunit, whose translation MPKRTDIQSIMIIGAGPIVIGQACEFDYSGAQACKALREEGYRVILVNSNPATIMTDPGLADATYIEPITPEVVAKIIEKERPDALLPTMGGQTGLNTSLALEEMGVLEKFGVEMIGATRDAIEMAEDRKLFREAMDRLGIENPRATIVTAPKLEDGKADLDEGIRIALEALDDIGLPAIIRPAFTMGGTGGGVAYNREDYIHFCRTGMDASPVNQILVDESLLGWKEFEMEVVRDKADNAIIVCSIENIDPMGVHTGDSITVAPALTLTDKEYQIMRTHSINVLREIGVETGGSNVQWAVNPADGRMVVIEMNPRVSRSSALASKATGFPIAKIAAKLAVGYTLDELDNDITKVTPASFEPSIDYVVTKIPKFAFEKFPGSEPYLTTAMKSVGEAMAIGRTIHESLQKALASMESGLTGFDEVEIPGAPDKAAVFKAISLQTPDRMRTIAQAMRHGLTDDEIFGVTKFDPWFLARIREIVEAEDEVRDGGLPTDEKGLRALKMLGFTDARLAKLTGRKEAEIRKARRAAGVNAVFKRIDTCAAEFEAQTPYMYSTYEAPAFGDVECEARPSDRKKVVILGGGPNRIGQGIEFDYCCCHACFALTDAGYETIMINCNPETVSTDYDTSDRLYFEPLTFEHVMEILRVEQDNGTLHGVIVQFGGQTPLKLANALEEEGIPILGTSPDAIDLAEDRERFQALVNNLGLKQPNNGIASTDAQALEIAGKIGFPLVIRPSYVLGGRAMEIVRDMDQLKRYIAEAVVVSGDSPVLLDSYLAGAVELDVDAICDGKDVHVAGIMQHIEEAGVHSGDSACSLPPYSLDKPVIEQIKEQTFALAKALNVVGLMNIQFAIKPNDAGEEEIYLIEVNPRASRTVPFVAKATDSAIASISARVMAGEPLSNFPMRAPYKPDAGYDVNTPMADPMTLADPDMPWFSVKEAVLPFARFPGVDTILGPEMRSTGEVMGWDRSFARAFLKAQMGAGMVLPSQGRAFVSIKDADKGRLMLEAAQILVEQGFTLVATRGTQTWLEAQGVACALVNKVYEGRPHVVDMLKDGGVQLLMNTTEGAQAVEDSKEMRSVALYDKIPYFTTAAGANAAARAIKAQAEGDVEVKSLQG comes from the coding sequence ATGCCCAAAAGAACCGACATCCAGTCGATCATGATCATCGGAGCCGGTCCGATCGTCATCGGGCAGGCCTGCGAGTTCGACTACTCCGGCGCCCAGGCCTGCAAAGCCTTGCGCGAAGAGGGTTACCGGGTGATCCTGGTGAACTCCAACCCCGCCACCATCATGACCGATCCGGGCCTGGCCGATGCCACCTATATCGAACCGATTACCCCGGAAGTGGTCGCCAAGATCATCGAGAAAGAACGCCCCGACGCACTGCTGCCGACCATGGGCGGGCAGACCGGACTCAACACTTCGCTGGCGCTGGAAGAAATGGGCGTGCTGGAGAAATTTGGTGTCGAGATGATCGGTGCCACCCGCGATGCCATTGAAATGGCTGAAGACCGCAAGCTGTTCCGCGAAGCGATGGACCGCCTTGGGATTGAAAACCCGCGCGCCACAATCGTCACCGCACCCAAGCTGGAAGACGGCAAGGCAGACCTGGACGAAGGCATCCGCATCGCGCTGGAGGCACTGGACGACATCGGCCTGCCCGCGATCATCCGCCCGGCCTTTACCATGGGCGGCACCGGCGGCGGCGTCGCGTACAACCGCGAAGATTACATCCACTTCTGCCGCACCGGCATGGACGCGTCCCCAGTGAACCAAATCCTGGTGGATGAAAGCCTGCTGGGCTGGAAAGAGTTCGAAATGGAAGTGGTCCGCGACAAGGCGGACAATGCGATCATCGTCTGCTCGATTGAGAACATCGACCCGATGGGCGTCCACACTGGCGATTCGATCACCGTGGCCCCGGCGCTGACGCTGACCGACAAAGAATACCAGATCATGCGCACCCACTCGATCAACGTTTTGCGCGAGATCGGCGTGGAAACCGGCGGCTCCAACGTGCAATGGGCGGTGAACCCCGCTGACGGCCGTATGGTGGTGATCGAGATGAACCCGCGGGTGTCGCGGTCGTCCGCACTGGCGTCCAAGGCGACCGGCTTCCCGATTGCCAAGATCGCCGCCAAGCTGGCGGTGGGTTACACCCTGGACGAGCTGGACAACGACATCACCAAGGTGACGCCTGCATCGTTTGAACCGAGCATCGACTATGTCGTAACAAAAATTCCGAAATTCGCGTTTGAGAAATTCCCCGGCTCTGAACCCTACCTGACCACCGCGATGAAATCGGTGGGCGAGGCCATGGCGATCGGCCGCACCATCCATGAGTCATTGCAAAAAGCGCTGGCGTCGATGGAATCCGGCCTCACCGGCTTTGATGAGGTGGAGATCCCCGGCGCGCCCGACAAGGCCGCAGTGTTCAAGGCGATCAGCCTGCAGACCCCCGACCGGATGCGCACCATAGCCCAGGCGATGCGCCACGGGCTGACGGATGATGAAATCTTTGGCGTCACCAAATTCGACCCCTGGTTCCTGGCCCGCATCCGCGAAATCGTCGAGGCCGAAGATGAAGTCCGCGACGGCGGCCTGCCCACGGACGAAAAAGGCCTGCGCGCGCTCAAGATGCTGGGCTTCACCGATGCCCGCCTTGCCAAGCTGACCGGCCGGAAAGAGGCCGAGATCCGCAAAGCCCGCCGCGCCGCCGGCGTCAACGCCGTTTTCAAGCGGATCGACACCTGCGCCGCCGAATTCGAGGCGCAGACCCCCTATATGTACTCGACCTATGAAGCGCCCGCCTTTGGCGACGTGGAATGCGAGGCGCGCCCCTCTGACCGCAAGAAAGTGGTTATCCTTGGCGGCGGCCCGAACCGGATCGGCCAGGGCATCGAGTTCGACTACTGCTGCTGCCACGCCTGCTTTGCGCTGACCGATGCGGGCTATGAAACCATCATGATCAACTGCAACCCTGAGACCGTGTCGACCGACTATGACACCTCGGACCGGCTGTATTTCGAACCGCTGACGTTTGAACATGTGATGGAAATCCTGCGGGTCGAGCAGGACAACGGCACCCTGCACGGCGTCATCGTTCAGTTCGGCGGCCAGACACCGCTGAAGCTGGCAAACGCGCTGGAAGAGGAAGGCATCCCGATCCTCGGCACCTCGCCCGACGCCATCGACCTGGCCGAAGACCGCGAACGCTTCCAGGCGCTGGTCAACAATCTGGGCCTTAAGCAGCCGAACAACGGCATCGCCTCCACCGACGCGCAAGCGCTGGAAATCGCAGGGAAAATCGGTTTCCCGCTGGTGATCCGCCCGTCTTATGTGCTGGGTGGCCGGGCGATGGAAATTGTCCGCGACATGGACCAGCTGAAGCGCTACATCGCCGAGGCTGTTGTGGTTTCCGGCGACAGTCCGGTGCTGCTCGACAGCTACCTGGCCGGCGCGGTTGAGCTGGACGTGGACGCGATCTGCGACGGCAAAGACGTGCATGTGGCAGGCATCATGCAGCACATTGAGGAGGCCGGCGTGCATTCGGGCGACAGTGCCTGCAGCCTGCCGCCCTACTCGCTCGACAAACCGGTGATCGAACAGATCAAGGAACAGACATTCGCATTGGCCAAAGCGCTGAATGTGGTTGGCCTGATGAACATCCAGTTTGCGATCAAACCCAATGACGCCGGCGAGGAGGAAATCTATCTGATCGAGGTGAACCCGCGCGCGTCGCGCACGGTGCCGTTTGTGGCCAAGGCCACCGACAGCGCCATTGCCTCGATCTCGGCCCGTGTGATGGCCGGCGAACCGCTGTCGAACTTCCCGATGCGCGCGCCCTATAAGCCGGACGCGGGCTATGACGTGAATACCCCGATGGCCGACCCGATGACCCTGGCCGACCCGGATATGCCCTGGTTCTCGGTCAAGGAAGCGGTGCTGCCCTTTGCCCGTTTCCCCGGCGTCGATACCATCCTTGGCCCGGAAATGCGTTCCACCGGCGAAGTCATGGGCTGGGACCGTTCCTTTGCCCGCGCCTTCCTCAAGGCGCAGATGGGGGCCGGCATGGTACTGCCGTCCCAGGGCCGCGCTTTCGTCTCGATCAAGGATGCCGACAAGGGCCGGCTGATGCTGGAAGCGGCGCAGATCCTGGTGGAGCAGGGCTTTACCCTGGTCGCCACCCGCGGCACCCAGACCTGGCTGGAGGCCCAAGGCGTGGCGTGCGCGCTGGTGAACAAGGTCTATGAAGGCCGCCCCCACGTTGTGGACATGCTCAAGGACGGCGGCGTCCAGCTGCTGATGAACACGACTGAGGGCGCGCAAGCCGTTGAGGACAGCAAGGAAATGCGCTCTGTCGCGCTCTATGACAAGATCCCCTATTTCACCACCGCAGCCGGCGCCAATGCCGCTGCACGGGCGATCAAGGCCCAGGCCGAGGGGGATGTTGAGGTGAAGTCGCTCCAGGGCTAA
- a CDS encoding serine protease has product MRRLLAIAASVFIGIGAGPGSAGQPAPAQSVQGWEAVGRLNIGGRAMCTASLIAPDLVLTAAHCMYDIRNGRAVNPRSIKFEAGLNGRRAKASRQVVKAVVHPGYRHGLTGQFQTGTDIAVLRLDSPISANVIRPLVLAAAPERGMRVDVMSYSHRNATSPRLQSACQVIAARQSSLITTCRVDFGASGSPVLQKRPGRAPQLVSVISSKARMGGRGVSLAAPLGDALQALMRQAG; this is encoded by the coding sequence ATGAGACGATTACTGGCAATTGCAGCTTCCGTATTCATCGGCATAGGCGCCGGACCCGGTTCAGCCGGGCAGCCTGCGCCTGCGCAGTCGGTGCAAGGATGGGAGGCGGTAGGACGCCTGAACATAGGCGGCAGGGCCATGTGCACAGCCAGTCTGATCGCACCGGATCTGGTGCTGACGGCGGCCCATTGCATGTATGACATCCGCAATGGCCGGGCCGTGAACCCGCGGAGTATCAAATTTGAAGCAGGGCTGAACGGCCGCCGCGCCAAGGCGTCGCGCCAAGTGGTCAAGGCTGTTGTCCATCCGGGCTACCGGCATGGCCTGACCGGACAGTTTCAGACCGGAACAGACATTGCTGTGTTGCGCCTGGACAGCCCGATCAGTGCAAATGTGATCCGCCCGCTGGTGCTGGCCGCGGCGCCGGAGCGCGGCATGCGGGTGGATGTGATGTCTTACTCGCACCGCAATGCGACATCGCCCCGGCTGCAAAGCGCCTGCCAGGTGATTGCGGCGCGGCAAAGCTCGCTGATCACCACCTGCCGGGTCGATTTCGGGGCGTCCGGTTCACCTGTGCTGCAAAAGCGTCCGGGCAGGGCGCCGCAGCTGGTCTCGGTGATCTCTTCCAAGGCCCGGATGGGGGGCAGGGGGGTGTCGCTGGCCGCACCGCTGGGGGATGCGCTGCAGGCGCTGATGCGGCAGGCGGGGTGA
- a CDS encoding cytochrome P460 family protein, which yields MKLPTKIAAGLLALVPAGAIAQDCPVDGDPSELAAEAVVKVYECIEAKMAEGYAKNGDPTGSDFRSWQVTSTRPALAGPHGERFLQTFANGIAAEQYLKFAEEGFVMPAGSVLAKESFKVKKGNAVPGPLFIMTKLADGGAPEAGDWFYAALLPSGKEMKIKQSFCAGCHMNWEDQDSLAYPLEEVRLSNQ from the coding sequence ATGAAATTACCGACAAAGATTGCCGCAGGACTTTTGGCGCTTGTCCCGGCCGGCGCAATTGCCCAGGACTGCCCTGTGGATGGCGATCCCTCTGAACTGGCAGCAGAGGCCGTTGTTAAGGTCTACGAATGCATCGAGGCCAAAATGGCCGAAGGCTACGCTAAGAACGGCGATCCAACGGGGTCTGACTTCCGCTCCTGGCAGGTGACATCAACCCGCCCGGCCCTTGCCGGCCCGCATGGCGAGCGGTTCCTGCAGACCTTTGCAAACGGCATTGCCGCTGAACAATATCTGAAGTTCGCCGAAGAAGGCTTTGTGATGCCCGCGGGGTCGGTTCTGGCCAAGGAAAGTTTCAAGGTCAAGAAGGGCAACGCCGTTCCCGGTCCGCTGTTCATCATGACCAAGCTGGCCGATGGCGGCGCGCCCGAGGCCGGTGACTGGTTCTATGCAGCCCTTCTGCCAAGCGGCAAGGAAATGAAGATCAAGCAAAGCTTCTGCGCAGGCTGCCACATGAATTGGGAAGACCAGGACAGCCTGGCCTATCCGTTAGAAGAGGTCCGCCTCAGCAACCAGTAA